In Mycobacterium sp. ITM-2016-00317, the genomic window GAGGGTGTGGTGTTCGACGCCGACCCCGAGCGGCGGGCCGAGATGCTGCACAACACCGCGCTGCGCGGCGAGCAGATGAAGGGCCATGCCGCCACCATCGAGGCCGAGGTCAAGAAGATCATCGCCGACTGGGGCGATGAAGGCGAGATCGAACTGCTCGACTTCTTCTCCGAACTGACCATCTACACCTCGACGGCGTGCCTGATCGGGCTCAAATTCCGCGAGCAACTCGACAGCCGGTTCGCCCACTACTACCACCAGCTGGAGCGCGGCACCGACCCGCTGTGTTACGTCGATCCGTACCTGGACATCGAGAGCTTCCGCATCCGCGACGAGTCGCGCGTCAAACTCGTTGCGTTGGTTCAGGACATCATGAACGGTCGGATCGCCAACCCGCCCAAGGGCAAAGAGGACCGCGACCTGCTCGACGTGCTGGTCTCGATCAAGGACGACGAGGGCAACCCCCGCTTCACCGCCAACGAGGTCACCGGCATGTTCATCTCGCTGATGTTCGCCGGCCACCACACCAGCTCCGGCACCTCGTCCTGGACTCTGATCGAGTTGCTGCGCCACCCCGAGTTCTACGCGAAGGTTCAGCAGGAGCTCGACGACCTCTACTCCGACGGTCAGGAGGTGAGTTTCCATGCGCTGCGCCAGATCCCGAACCTGGACAATGCGCTCAAGGAGACCCTGCGCCTGCACCCGCCGCTGATCATCCTGATGCGGGTGGCCCAGGACGAATTCGAGGTCGCAGGCCACCCCATCCACAAGGGCCAGATGGTGGCCGCCTCCCCGGCGATCTCCAACCGCATCCCGGAGGACTTCCCCGATCCGGACGCCTTCGATCCCAGCCGCTACGAGAAGCCGCGCCAGGAAGATCTGATCAACAGGTGGACCTGGATCCCGTTCGGCGCAGGCAAACACCGTTGTGTGGGTGCGGCGTTCGCGCAGATGCAGATCAAGGCGATCTTCTCGGTGTTGCTGCGCGAGTACGAGTTCGAGATGTCTCAGCCTTCGGAGAGCTACCGCAACGACCACTCCAAGATGGTCGTGCAGCTCGCTCAGCCGGCCAAGGTGCGCTACCGCAGGCGAGCAAGGGCCTGACATGGGTTGCTACCGGGTGGTGCTCGACGAGGACCTGTGCCAAGGCCACGCGATGTGCGAGCTGGAGGCTCCCGACGTGTTCACGGTGCCCAAACGCGGCGTCGTCGAGATCACCGACCCCGAACCACCTGACGAGCTCCGCGACGCGGTGGAGCTCGCGGTCGAGATGTGTCCCACCCGAGCACTGTCCATCATCGAGAAGGAGTGAAGTAATGGCGTCACGCGAGCAACTGGAGGATTGGGTCCAGCGCTGGCTCACGGCCAACCAGGACGCCGAGAAAGCCGGTGACTGGAAGCCGCTGGCCGAGTTCTACACCGACGACGCCACCTACGGCTGGAACATCGGGCCGAAGGAAGACGTGATGTGCGTCGGCAAAGACGAGATCCGCGACGTGGCGCTGGGCCTGGAGATGGAAGGCCTGGAGAACTGGGTCTACGAGTACCAGCGGACCCTGATCGACGAGAAGCAGAACGAGATCGTCGGCTTCTGGAAGCAGATCGCCAACAAGAGCGACGGCACCCGCGCCGAGATCTACGGCATCGGCGGCAGCTGGTTCCGCCTGAACGACGAGTTGCTCATCGAGTGGCAGCGCGACTTCTTCGACTTCGGCCACGTGGCCAAGGGGTACGCGAAGCTGATCGAATCCGGCGACCTCACCCCGGCCATGCAGAAGCGCATCGAGCGGTCGTTGTCCGGCGAGAAACTGCCCGGCTACTACCCGATCGGCCAGGCTCCTGTCCAGATCTGGTAACACCCACCCAAGCGGTTGATCGGGGTAGACGTGATGTGGCTAACTAGAGCCTCTAGTCTGGTCACCAGATGCTCTAGTCGAAAGCAGGAGAGATGAAGACCAAAGGCGCTCTGATCTGGGAGTTCAACCAGCCGTGGACGATCGAGGAGATCGAGATCGGCGACCCCGTCAAGGACGAGGTCAAGATCCAGATGGAAGCCTCGGGCATGTGCCACTCCGACCACCATCTGGTCACCGGCGATATCCCGATGGCCGGTTTCCCGGTGCTCGGTGGCCACGAGGGCGCAGGCATCGTCACCGAGGTGGGGCCCGGAGTGGAAGGCCTTGAGCCCGGCGACCACGTGGTGCTGTCGTTCATCCCGTCCTGCGGGTCCTGCCCGTCGTGTCAGGCCGGTATGCGCAACCTCTGCGACCTGGGCGCGATGCTGCTGCAGGGCACCGCGGTGTCGGACAACACCCACCGCATCCACGCCAAGGACGGCACCCCGGTCATCCCGATGACCCTGCTCGGCACCTTCAGCCCGTACATGGTCGTACACAAGAGCTCGGTGGTGAAGATCGATCCGTCAATCCCGTTCGAGGTGGCCTGCCTCGTCGGCTGCGGTGTGACCACCGGGTACGGCTCCGCGGTGCGCAGCGCCGACGTCCGGCCCGGCGACGACGTCGTCATCGCCGGCATCGGCGGCGTCGGCATGGGTGCGCTGCAGGGCGCCCTGAACGCGGGCGCGCGCAACATCTTCGCGATCGACCCGGTGGAGTGGAAGCGCGACCAGGCGCTCAAGTTCGGCGCCACCCACGTCTACCCCGACATCGGCAGCGCG contains:
- a CDS encoding cytochrome P450, producing MTTLQDVPRVSGGEDEEHGHLEEFRTDPIGLMKRIREECGDAGWFQLAGKQVVMLSGAEANEFFFRSSDSELNQAEAYPFMTPIFGEGVVFDADPERRAEMLHNTALRGEQMKGHAATIEAEVKKIIADWGDEGEIELLDFFSELTIYTSTACLIGLKFREQLDSRFAHYYHQLERGTDPLCYVDPYLDIESFRIRDESRVKLVALVQDIMNGRIANPPKGKEDRDLLDVLVSIKDDEGNPRFTANEVTGMFISLMFAGHHTSSGTSSWTLIELLRHPEFYAKVQQELDDLYSDGQEVSFHALRQIPNLDNALKETLRLHPPLIILMRVAQDEFEVAGHPIHKGQMVAASPAISNRIPEDFPDPDAFDPSRYEKPRQEDLINRWTWIPFGAGKHRCVGAAFAQMQIKAIFSVLLREYEFEMSQPSESYRNDHSKMVVQLAQPAKVRYRRRARA
- a CDS encoding ferredoxin, which translates into the protein MGCYRVVLDEDLCQGHAMCELEAPDVFTVPKRGVVEITDPEPPDELRDAVELAVEMCPTRALSIIEKE
- a CDS encoding nuclear transport factor 2 family protein, encoding MASREQLEDWVQRWLTANQDAEKAGDWKPLAEFYTDDATYGWNIGPKEDVMCVGKDEIRDVALGLEMEGLENWVYEYQRTLIDEKQNEIVGFWKQIANKSDGTRAEIYGIGGSWFRLNDELLIEWQRDFFDFGHVAKGYAKLIESGDLTPAMQKRIERSLSGEKLPGYYPIGQAPVQIW
- a CDS encoding NDMA-dependent alcohol dehydrogenase gives rise to the protein MKTKGALIWEFNQPWTIEEIEIGDPVKDEVKIQMEASGMCHSDHHLVTGDIPMAGFPVLGGHEGAGIVTEVGPGVEGLEPGDHVVLSFIPSCGSCPSCQAGMRNLCDLGAMLLQGTAVSDNTHRIHAKDGTPVIPMTLLGTFSPYMVVHKSSVVKIDPSIPFEVACLVGCGVTTGYGSAVRSADVRPGDDVVIAGIGGVGMGALQGALNAGARNIFAIDPVEWKRDQALKFGATHVYPDIGSAMMGVAETTQGRMASKTIITTGELKGEEIDNYLNITAKGGTCVVTAVANMASSDVTLNLSMLTLLQKNLQGTIFGGGNPHFDIPQLLSMYKAGRLNLDDMVTRQYKLEQINDGYRDMLEGKNIRGIIRYTDADR